The Cryobacterium roopkundense sequence GCCGAGGCTGCGGCTGCGGTGCTAAATCGTATTACCGAGATGGGCGTCTCGCTGTCCATTGACGACTTCGGGACCGGGTACAACTCATTGGTCTATCTCAAGCGCTATCTGATCCGCTCACTGAAGATCGACCGCTCGTTCACGGCGGGGATGGGTGTCAATGCCGAAGACGACGCAATCGTCGCGAGCGTCATCGGGCTAGCCAAAGCGGTCGGCGGCTCCTGCATAGCCGAAGGCATCGAGACCCAGGAGCAGTACGTTGCACTGCGCTCCCTCCGTTGCGGTTTCGGGCAGGGCTGGCTGTTCGGCAGGGCCGTGCCCGCAGAGGAGTTGCCTGAGCTCATTGCGGAGTGCGAAGCGAAGCTGGCCGCCCTAGCGCTGACCTTCCCCCAGGAGAACGAGCACCGTGATCAGACCGCTGACCGGCGTGACCAGGTCGCTGACCGGCGTGACCAGGTCGCTGACCAGCGTGACCAGATCGCTGACCAGCGTGACCAGATCGGCGACCAGCGTGACCAGACCGGTGACCAGGCCAGCGACCAGCGCGACGAGCGCGACCAGGCCAGCGACCAGGCCAGCGACCAGCGCGACCAGGCCAGCGACCAGCGCGACCAAGCCAGCGACCAGCGCGACGAGACTGGCGACCAGCGCGACCAGACCGGCGACCAGCGCGACCAGACCGGCGACCAGCGCCGCGACCAGACCGGCGACCAGCGCCGCGACCAGACCAAGAACCAGCGCGA is a genomic window containing:
- a CDS encoding EAL domain-containing protein; this encodes MSLRTAMYNNELVLHYQPVVDLTLGAVVGVEALVRWMHPSDGLIGPDQFIPVAEASGLIVALGTWVLDQAATQAVRWRAEGLSLDMAVNLSTRQVAHLDLVPTVARVLRETGLDPHRLVFEVTESAVMEDAEAAAAVLNRITEMGVSLSIDDFGTGYNSLVYLKRYLIRSLKIDRSFTAGMGVNAEDDAIVASVIGLAKAVGGSCIAEGIETQEQYVALRSLRCGFGQGWLFGRAVPAEELPELIAECEAKLAALALTFPQENEHRDQTADRRDQVADRRDQVADQRDQIADQRDQIGDQRDQTGDQASDQRDERDQASDQASDQRDQASDQRDQASDQRDETGDQRDQTGDQRDQTGDQRRDQTGDQRRDQTKNQRDQTKNQRDQTKNQRDQTKNQRDETRNQRDRAGDQRNQASDQRDQASDQRDQASDQRDQASDQRDQASDQRDRA